The Thermoanaerobaculum aquaticum genome contains a region encoding:
- a CDS encoding FAD-dependent oxidoreductase has translation MKLEDRHHTQVLVLGSGVAGLAAALAAAEQGAQVVVLSRAADPSQTNTARA, from the coding sequence ATGAAGCTTGAGGATCGCCACCACACCCAGGTGCTGGTGCTGGGCAGCGGCGTGGCCGGTCTGGCGGCAGCGCTTGCGGCTGCCGAGCAGGGCGCCCAGGTGGTGGTGCTCTCCCGGGCTGCCGATCCTTCCCAAACCAACACCGCCCGCGCCCA